A single region of the Streptomyces virginiae genome encodes:
- a CDS encoding ABC transporter ATP-binding protein, whose translation MIGVAPPEYDPAAPESAATLPVGTSATVRGYVRGLFRRHRRAFVVLVSVNAAAVIASMAGPYLLGQVVDDLSAGARELHLGRVALLFALALAVQTFFVRLVRLRGAMLGEEMLADLREDFLVRSVGLPPGVLERAGTGDLLSRITTDIDRLANAMREAVPQLTIGVVWAGLLFGALAVTAPPLALAALVALPVLVIGCRWYFRRAPSAYRSEAAGYAAVSAVLTETVDAGRTVEAHRLGPERIALSERRISQWVAWERYTLFLRTVLFPVINVTFVTILGSVLLIGGFCVMRGWMSVGQLTTGALLAQMLVDPIGLILRWYDELQVAQVSLGRLVGVREIEPDAGDAKVAPEGRDVRAQEVHFGYREGVDVLHQVSMSVPPGTRMALVGPSGAGKSTLGRLLAGIYAPRTGEVTLGGARLSRMPAERVREHVALVNQEHHVFVGTLRDNLRLARSDAGDTELWASLAAVDADGWARAMEAGLDTEVGSGGTTLTPAQAQQIALARLVLADPHTLVLDEATSLLDPRAARHLERSLARVLDGRTVIAIAHRLHTAHDADVIAVVEGGRISELGSHDELVAADGAYAALWRSWHG comes from the coding sequence ATGATCGGCGTGGCGCCGCCGGAGTACGACCCGGCCGCTCCCGAGTCGGCCGCGACCCTGCCCGTGGGCACATCGGCGACCGTACGGGGCTATGTGCGCGGCCTGTTCCGGCGCCACCGGCGGGCCTTCGTGGTGCTGGTGAGCGTCAACGCGGCCGCGGTGATCGCCTCCATGGCCGGTCCGTACCTGCTGGGCCAGGTCGTGGACGACCTCTCGGCGGGGGCGCGCGAGCTGCATCTGGGGCGTGTGGCCCTGCTGTTCGCGCTGGCGCTGGCGGTCCAGACGTTCTTCGTCCGGCTGGTCCGGCTGCGTGGGGCGATGCTCGGGGAGGAGATGCTGGCCGATCTGCGCGAGGACTTCCTGGTGCGGTCGGTGGGTCTGCCGCCGGGCGTGCTGGAGCGGGCCGGTACCGGTGACCTGCTGTCGCGGATCACCACCGACATCGACCGGCTGGCGAACGCCATGCGCGAGGCCGTGCCGCAACTGACGATCGGCGTGGTGTGGGCGGGGCTGTTGTTCGGGGCGCTCGCGGTGACCGCGCCGCCGCTGGCGCTCGCCGCGCTGGTGGCGCTGCCGGTACTGGTGATCGGCTGCCGCTGGTACTTCCGGCGGGCGCCGTCGGCGTACCGATCGGAGGCGGCCGGCTACGCGGCGGTCTCGGCCGTGCTCACCGAGACGGTGGACGCGGGCCGCACGGTCGAGGCGCACCGCCTCGGGCCGGAGCGGATCGCGCTGTCGGAGCGGCGGATCTCGCAGTGGGTGGCGTGGGAGCGGTACACGCTGTTCCTGCGGACGGTCCTCTTCCCGGTCATCAACGTCACCTTCGTGACGATCCTCGGCTCGGTGCTGCTGATCGGCGGGTTCTGCGTGATGCGGGGCTGGATGTCGGTCGGGCAGCTGACGACGGGTGCGCTCCTCGCGCAGATGCTGGTCGATCCGATCGGTCTGATCCTGCGCTGGTACGACGAGTTGCAGGTCGCCCAGGTCTCGCTCGGCCGCCTGGTGGGTGTGCGGGAGATCGAACCGGACGCCGGGGACGCGAAGGTGGCGCCCGAGGGCCGGGACGTGCGGGCCCAGGAGGTCCACTTCGGCTACCGGGAGGGCGTGGACGTCCTGCACCAGGTGTCGATGTCCGTGCCGCCGGGCACCCGGATGGCGCTGGTCGGCCCCTCGGGCGCGGGCAAGTCCACCCTGGGGCGGCTGCTCGCGGGCATCTACGCGCCTCGGACCGGCGAGGTCACCCTGGGCGGGGCGCGGCTGTCACGGATGCCCGCGGAGCGGGTGCGCGAGCACGTGGCGCTGGTCAACCAGGAGCACCACGTGTTCGTGGGCACGCTGCGGGACAATCTCCGCCTCGCGCGGTCGGACGCCGGGGACACCGAGCTGTGGGCGTCGCTGGCCGCGGTGGACGCCGACGGCTGGGCCCGGGCCATGGAGGCGGGCCTGGACACCGAGGTCGGTTCCGGCGGCACGACGCTGACCCCGGCGCAGGCGCAGCAGATCGCGCTGGCCCGGCTGGTGCTGGCCGATCCGCACACGCTGGTGCTGGACGAGGCCACCTCGCTGCTGGACCCGCGCGCGGCACGGCACTTGGAGCGCTCACTGGCCCGGGTGCTGGACGGCCGTACGGTCATCGCCATCGCCCACCGGCTGCACACCGCGCACGACGCGGATGTGATCGCGGTGGTCGAGGGTGGCCGGATCAGCGAACTCGGCTCGCACGACGAGTTGGTCGCGGCCGACGGGGCGTACGCGGCCCTGTGGCGCTCCTGGCACGGCTGA
- a CDS encoding metal-dependent hydrolase, which produces MMGPAHSLSGAAAWLGVGAATAAAGHPMPWPVLVVGALICAGAALAPDLDHKSATISRAFGPLSKGVCEVVDKISYAVYKGTRSKKDARRTGGHRTLTHTWLWAVLIGGGASLLAVTADRWGVLALLFVHLVLAVEGLLWRAARMSSDVLVWLLGATSAWILAGVLDQPGNGANWLFTGTGQEYLWLGLPIVLGALVHDIGDALTVSGCPVLWPLPIAGKRWYPIGPPKAMRFRAGSWVELKVLMPVFILLGGFGGASALGFI; this is translated from the coding sequence ATGATGGGTCCGGCGCACTCACTGTCCGGTGCAGCGGCCTGGCTGGGGGTGGGCGCGGCCACCGCGGCCGCCGGCCACCCCATGCCCTGGCCGGTCCTCGTCGTCGGCGCGCTGATCTGCGCAGGGGCGGCCCTCGCCCCCGACCTCGACCACAAGTCGGCGACGATCTCGCGCGCCTTCGGACCGCTCTCCAAAGGCGTGTGCGAGGTGGTCGACAAGATCTCCTACGCCGTCTACAAGGGCACCCGCTCCAAGAAGGACGCCCGCCGCACCGGCGGCCACCGCACCCTGACGCACACCTGGCTCTGGGCCGTGCTGATCGGCGGCGGGGCCTCCCTGCTCGCCGTCACCGCCGACCGCTGGGGTGTCCTCGCCCTGCTCTTCGTGCATCTGGTGCTGGCGGTCGAGGGCCTGCTGTGGCGGGCCGCCCGGATGTCCAGCGACGTCCTGGTCTGGCTGCTCGGCGCGACCAGCGCCTGGATCCTCGCCGGCGTGCTCGACCAGCCGGGCAACGGTGCGAACTGGCTGTTCACCGGTACCGGCCAGGAATACCTCTGGCTCGGCCTGCCGATCGTGCTCGGGGCCCTGGTCCACGACATCGGCGACGCGCTCACCGTCTCGGGCTGCCCGGTCCTGTGGCCGCTGCCGATCGCCGGTAAGCGCTGGTACCCGATCGGCCCGCCGAAGGCGATGCGCTTCCGTGCCGGCAGCTGGGTGGAGCTGAAGGTCCTGATGCCGGTCTTCATCCTGCTGGGCGGCTTCGGCGGAGCCTCGGCCCTCGGCTTCATCTGA
- a CDS encoding ABC transporter transmembrane domain-containing protein: MQISDLPYPDPGVPDARSGPRFLLWLGRGQLGGQLKSLCWGMLHFTGVAALPYAVGLGVDAVVDHEPNRLLLVGALLLAIGVAISVGDSMLHRTAVTNWITAAARVQQLLARKTAELGSALTRRVAAGEVVAVSTGDVEKIGWFVEAVSRFLAALFSVVLVCVGLLFFAPELGVVVAIGVPLIALAPLPLLPRATRRADVQREKAGKATELASDTVAGLRVLRGIGGEELFLGRYREASQEVRKAAVRSARMWALISAIQVVLPGALMITVVWYGATLVSDGRIAVGELVAAFSAVATLLYPLRHFQEIAMAYSFSRPSAKRAARVLSLNRTDAVAATERTARTEPVRAPAPGGDLYDPRTGLLAPAGRFTAVVCGDPDLAGRLAERLGGHPMDEAAASDTGAEAEAGAPSPAATTAETTADPVGAPSVLLGGVALDELDLDTARTLVLVQDKDPVLLSGTLRELFDVPASGAVESAAALDAAQCADVLDALLQSAPDGVEDPMDARITERGRSLSGGQRQRLALARSLVTDPEVLVLDEPTSAVDSHTEARIADGVAALRAGRTTVVLASSPLLLDRADRVVLIDEGTVAAVGTHRDLLRSEPRYRAVVTRETDEEQRLGGLELTELEEALTEIEESA, encoded by the coding sequence ATGCAGATCAGCGATCTTCCGTATCCGGATCCAGGGGTACCCGACGCTCGTTCCGGCCCCCGGTTCCTGCTGTGGCTGGGGCGCGGTCAACTCGGCGGCCAGCTCAAGAGCCTGTGTTGGGGAATGCTGCACTTCACCGGCGTCGCCGCCCTGCCGTACGCGGTGGGCCTCGGCGTCGACGCGGTGGTCGACCACGAGCCGAACCGGCTGCTGCTCGTCGGCGCGCTGCTCCTGGCCATCGGGGTCGCCATCTCGGTCGGCGACTCGATGCTCCACCGCACCGCCGTCACCAACTGGATCACCGCCGCGGCCCGGGTGCAGCAGCTCCTCGCGCGCAAGACGGCCGAGCTGGGCTCCGCCCTCACCCGACGGGTCGCCGCGGGTGAGGTGGTCGCCGTCTCCACGGGCGACGTGGAGAAGATCGGATGGTTCGTCGAGGCGGTCTCGCGTTTCCTCGCGGCCCTCTTCTCCGTCGTCCTGGTCTGCGTGGGCCTGTTGTTCTTCGCCCCGGAGCTCGGTGTGGTCGTGGCCATCGGCGTTCCGCTGATCGCCCTGGCCCCGCTGCCCCTGCTGCCGCGCGCCACCCGACGCGCCGACGTGCAGCGGGAGAAGGCGGGCAAGGCCACGGAGCTGGCCTCCGACACCGTCGCGGGCCTGCGCGTGCTGCGCGGCATCGGGGGTGAGGAACTCTTCCTCGGGCGCTACCGCGAGGCCTCGCAGGAGGTCCGCAAGGCGGCCGTGCGCAGCGCGCGGATGTGGGCGCTGATCTCCGCGATCCAGGTGGTGCTCCCGGGCGCCCTGATGATCACGGTGGTCTGGTACGGCGCCACGCTCGTCTCGGACGGGCGCATCGCGGTGGGCGAACTCGTCGCCGCGTTCAGCGCGGTGGCGACCCTGCTCTATCCTCTGCGGCACTTCCAGGAGATCGCCATGGCGTACTCCTTCTCCCGTCCCTCCGCCAAGCGCGCCGCCCGGGTGCTGTCACTGAACCGGACGGACGCCGTCGCCGCCACCGAGCGCACCGCGCGCACCGAGCCGGTGCGGGCGCCGGCGCCGGGCGGGGACCTGTACGACCCGCGGACCGGGCTGCTGGCCCCCGCGGGGCGGTTCACCGCCGTCGTCTGCGGGGACCCGGACCTGGCGGGGCGGCTCGCCGAACGCCTGGGCGGCCACCCGATGGACGAGGCCGCGGCCTCGGATACGGGCGCGGAGGCGGAGGCCGGGGCGCCGTCGCCGGCGGCGACGACCGCCGAGACCACGGCCGACCCGGTCGGGGCGCCGTCCGTGCTCCTCGGCGGGGTCGCGCTGGACGAGCTCGACCTGGACACCGCGCGCACCCTGGTCCTCGTACAGGACAAGGATCCGGTGCTGCTGTCCGGGACCCTGCGGGAGCTGTTCGACGTACCGGCCTCCGGGGCGGTCGAGTCCGCCGCGGCGCTGGACGCGGCCCAGTGCGCGGACGTCCTGGACGCGCTGCTGCAGTCGGCGCCGGACGGGGTGGAGGACCCGATGGACGCCCGGATCACCGAGCGCGGCCGGTCCCTTTCGGGCGGCCAGCGTCAGCGGCTGGCGCTGGCACGGTCCCTGGTCACGGACCCGGAGGTGCTGGTGCTCGACGAGCCGACCTCCGCGGTCGACTCGCACACCGAGGCGCGGATCGCGGACGGCGTCGCGGCCCTGCGCGCCGGCCGGACCACGGTGGTACTGGCGTCCTCGCCGCTGCTGCTGGACCGCGCGGACCGGGTCGTGCTCATCGACGAGGGCACGGTGGCGGCCGTCGGCACCCACCGGGATCTGCTGCGGTCCGAGCCGCGCTACCGGGCGGTCGTCACCCGTGAGACCGACGAGGAGCAGCGGCTCGGCGGGCTGGAACTGACAGAGCTGGAAGAAGCACTCACAGAGATCGAGGAATCCGCATGA